In the Aggregatilinea lenta genome, GCGGACCTGGGCGCGGGGCGCGTGCTCGCGCCGGAGCCGGGGCATACACTGCCCTCGCCCGCCGCCCTGCGCGCGGCGGTGCTGGCTCTGCTGGACGATGCGCGCAGTCATGAAGCCGCCGCCGCAATCGGGCAAACGCTGCGTGAGGCGGGCGGCGCGGATCGGGCTGCCGAGGAGATCGTGCAGTTCGCGTCCGCCAATAAGAGTTGACGCGACCCCCTCCGGCGATCTATCCTCTTCGCTACAACACACCGGTATCTCAACGTAGTTGGAATGGGTGATGACAACGATTCTGGGTATTGAATCTTCGTGTGACGAAACCGGCGCGGCGGTCGTGGTGGATGGGCATACCATCCTCTCGAATGTCGTCGCGTCGCAGATCGATTTGCACGCGCAGTATGGCGGCGTCTTCCCCGAAGTCGCCTCCCGCGCGCATATCGAGGCGATCAGTGCCGTGGTCAGGCAGGCGCTTGACGACGCGGGCGTGACGCTGGGCGACATCGACGCGGTGGCCGTGACACGCGGGCCAGGGCTGGCCGGATCGCTGCTGGTCGGCGTGAATTATGCGAAGGGGCTGGCGCTGGGGCGCGGCCTGCCGCTGGTGGGCGTGAATCATCTGGAAGGCCACGTCTATTCGCTGTGGCTGGTCGAGCGCGACACGCCGATCGTCTTCCCGGTGGTGTGCCTGATCGTGTCCGGCGGACACAGCGAGATCGTGCTGATCACAGGCCACGGCGAATACACGGTGCTGGGCAGCACCATCGACGACGCGGCGGGCGAAGCCTATGACAAGGTTGCGCGGCTGCTTGGCCTGCCCTATCCCGGTGGCCCGGCGATCGAGCGCACCGCGCGCGACGGCAGCGCCACGGCGTACCACTTCCCGCGCGCGCTCTCCGGCGACGGGTACAACTTCAGCTTTTCCGGCCTGAAGACCGCCGTGCTGCGCGCCGTCCAGCCGCCGCACGAGGGGCCGCGTCCGGCGAAGGGCGAAGGCATGACGTCCTCCCAGCGCCGCGACGACATCAACGTGCCGGACGTGGCGGCGAGCTTTCAGGCGGCGGTCGTGGACGTGCTGGTCGACAAGACCGTGCGCGCGGCCCAGGAACACGGCGCGACGGAACTCTGGATCGCGGGCGGCGTCAGTGCGAATCAGGCGCTGCGCGCTGCGATGACGGAGCGCAGCCCGGTCCCAGTGCGCGTCCCGCCGATGAAGCTATGCGTGGACAATGCCGCGATGATCGCGGCAGCGGGCTACTTCCGCTACCTTCACGGCTACCGCGACGATCAGGCGATGGACATCCTGCCCATGTGGCCGCTGGTGTCGATCAAGGACGCGATGACGCAGGCCGAATAAAAAGCAGAGATACCGCTTTCTTTCTGGAAAGAAAGCGGTGCAAAGAAAGCAGGAGAAACAACGCCGGGACGTTCACAGAAATGTCCCGGCGTTGTTTTGTGACGGCACTGCCGACACGGACGCAGCGCGTCCGTGTCGTGGGGTCACGGGGTCACCGATCCCGTGCGGGTGCGCGAGGGCCGCGCCCTCGCGGTCTTCCATCTACGGCGTGGCTGGGAAAATATCCGGGTGCGCGGCGAGCCACTCGGCCAGGGCGTCCGCGAGCACGGCGTTGCCCGCCGCGTTGAGGTGGATGTCCGTCGTGTAGTAAAGCTGCTCCCCAGCTTTGGCGTGCGTCTGGAACACGGGCAGCAAGTCGATGCAGGTGAGGTCCGCCTGCGCGCAGAAGTCGAGCATGGCGGCGGTGTTGTCGTCCAGCAGGGCCATGTGATCCGCACCGACTAACGGCTCCGCGAGCGTGCGGTAGACCTGCTCCTTGGTGGGCATCAGCAGCACGACGAGCGATCCGTCCCACGTCTCGACCAGCGCCTGCGCGTCGCGCAGCGCCTGCTGGCTGCGGTCCCAGCCGTATGCGTTGGTGGGCAGCGAGAGGTCGAACGCGCCCCACAGGTAGGGCCGCCCGAAGCCCAGCCGGATGCTCCCCTCGACGCCGGTTTTCGGGTCAAGGAATTGCAGCGAGTCCTCGTAGTCCTCGTCCTGCCCGGCGATCAGCTTCAGCAACACGATCACCGCCGAGTTCTCGTCCAGCCACGATCGTGACTTGGACGATGCGGCATCGCCAGCGAGGGCGGGCGTTTCGTCGCGCAGCAGGGCGAGGCCGTAATCCTCGTTGGCGTCGTTGCCGTACCACTGCCACAGTACCAGCGGCGGCTGGAGCGGCGCGCCGAACGCCTCCAGCACGCGCAGGTGGCTGACCGAGCCTGTGCTGACCACGCCCAGGTTGATCAGGTTGCGCTCTGTCTGTGCGCCGAGCTTCTGCACCCAGCAGTCCGCGTCGTCCGTGAAGCAGAACGTGAACGAGTCGCCTACCGCCACGCCGTCCACATAGCGATCCACGGCGTCCTGCGTGGTGCGGAACGCCCCGCGCTGCCCCCACAGCGTCGCCGTGTTCACTTTAAACTGCACGTCGGCGCTGCCGTACTGGTCATAATCGCTGACGGGCCGCGCGATGGTCAGGTAGTCGATGTCCGCCTGCCAGATCGGGTCCGGCATCAGGCGCGTGTCGCTGAACGGCGTGATCTTGACGTGCTCCAATCCCAGTTGGAGCTTGGGCGGCAGCGAAAAGAACAGCACGCGCAGCAGCACTTCGAGCAGCAGCCACGCCATAATCAGCCCAATGGCGACCGCTGCCAGCCGCGCGGCGATGCGCGAGACGAGGGAGCGCCGGGGCGCGCCGGACGCAGGCGAAGTGGAGACAGGAGCAAACGTCTTTTGCACAGGAAATCCTTATCGTTAACCGCAGCGGGGTTTTAACCGGAGCGTGCCTGGAGCGCAAATTCGGCGATCACCGTTTCGCGCGCGGCGGAGAGGGCGTCAGTGCTGGGCGGGAGTGTGTCGCGCTCGTAGATGGTGAACTTGACGGTGCGCACCCGGTACTCGACCGGCTCGACGGTGCGGAAGCGTTCCATAAGCTCGACCAGGGGCGCGACGGGCTGTTTGCCCCAAAAGCCGAGCGTGACGTGCGGCAGGTAGGTCCAGGCCGACGGCGGGCGCGCCTGGATCGGCAGGGCGCGACGCAGCTTGAGCCGCAGCGCGCGCAGGCACTCGCTGTCGTCCTGCACCTCGGTGATCAGCGCGTTGGGGAAGGCGTTCAATGGGCCAAGCCGCACGGTGAACTGATCGAAGTCCTGCAAGGTGGGCTGGGCCTTGCGCGCCAGGGCGGGCAGCGCGCCGCGCCGCCAGGTGTAGGGCAGCGCCTTGAGCAGATTGTGACGCAGCATCCCGGCGTGGTGCAGGGTGATGTGCAGGTGATCGGATGACGGCGCATAGGCCAGCCAGGGTCGCAGCGCCTGCTGCCACACGATGAGCTGCGCGCGTACGGCGGCGTCTTCGATCGGGATCACAAACGCGACGTAGGGCAGCATCAGCCACCGTCGCAAGTGCCCGCGCTCGTGCGCCAACGTGTCTTCCGTGGCGCTCAGACGGGTGAATTCTGCCCATTTGCTCGTATAGCTCTGTGCTTCTGGCGACATATGGCCCCCCGGCCATCCCTCCCCATTACGACGGCGTACAGCCCTTAGTCCAGCACGCTCGCGCCCTGTGCGGCCTCCGCCGCGAACAAGCTGCCATCCCGGTGGCTCGCGCCGGCATAGATCTGAGCGGTGCGCGCGATGAAGTCGTCCACGGCATCCTCGTCGACCAGCGCCACGATTGCGCCCGCCTCGCCGCCGCCGCTGTAACGCGCGCCGTAGCAGCGCGGATGCGCCGTCGCGGCCTGCCACATGGCGTCCAGCGCGGGCGAGCTGCTGCCGTAATCGTCGCGGGCGCTCCAATAGGAGTCGTTCATCAGCGCGCCCAGCCCGGCACTGTCACCCGCGTCGAGCGCTGCCGCGCCCTCAGGCACGCGGGCGATCTCGGTGATGACGTGCCGCGCGCGCCGGAACTGGTCCGGGGTGAGCCGGGCACGGACGTCGTTCAGGTGCTGCATCGTCGCGTCGCGCAGCGTCTCGATCGCCGGATCGATCTCGCGCAGGATCGCGGCGGCGGCGTGCGCGTCGCGGGCGCGGGTGTTGTAGCTGGACCCAACCAGCTCGCGGCGGGTGGCCGTGTCGCAAATGACGACCTTGGCGTGGCCGGTGAAGGCGCTGTAGGCGTGCTCCAACGTGCGGCAGTCGAGCGTCAGCGCGTGGTGCGCGCGGGCATAGACGCACGTGAACTGGTCCTGAATGCCGGTGCCCAGGCCCATATATTCGCGTTCGGCGGTCTGCCCCACCCGCACGAGGTCCTGCGGGTCCAACGTCCAGCCGCCGAGCGCCTGCCAGGCCGTGCCATAGGCGATCTCAACCGCCGCCGAGGAGCTGAGTCCGGCGCGCATCGCCACGCTGCCCTGGACCACGCCGTCGATGCCGCCCACGGCCAGCCCACGCTGCCGCAGCGCCCAGGCCACGCCCGCCGCGTACTGCGCCCAGCGGGGCAGATCGCCGCCGTCCAGCGTTCGCCGGGCGTCGAGTGCCACCAGCGAGAACGC is a window encoding:
- a CDS encoding alginate O-acetyltransferase AlgX-related protein; translation: MQKTFAPVSTSPASGAPRRSLVSRIAARLAAVAIGLIMAWLLLEVLLRVLFFSLPPKLQLGLEHVKITPFSDTRLMPDPIWQADIDYLTIARPVSDYDQYGSADVQFKVNTATLWGQRGAFRTTQDAVDRYVDGVAVGDSFTFCFTDDADCWVQKLGAQTERNLINLGVVSTGSVSHLRVLEAFGAPLQPPLVLWQWYGNDANEDYGLALLRDETPALAGDAASSKSRSWLDENSAVIVLLKLIAGQDEDYEDSLQFLDPKTGVEGSIRLGFGRPYLWGAFDLSLPTNAYGWDRSQQALRDAQALVETWDGSLVVLLMPTKEQVYRTLAEPLVGADHMALLDDNTAAMLDFCAQADLTCIDLLPVFQTHAKAGEQLYYTTDIHLNAAGNAVLADALAEWLAAHPDIFPATP
- the tsaD gene encoding tRNA (adenosine(37)-N6)-threonylcarbamoyltransferase complex transferase subunit TsaD, whose protein sequence is MTTILGIESSCDETGAAVVVDGHTILSNVVASQIDLHAQYGGVFPEVASRAHIEAISAVVRQALDDAGVTLGDIDAVAVTRGPGLAGSLLVGVNYAKGLALGRGLPLVGVNHLEGHVYSLWLVERDTPIVFPVVCLIVSGGHSEIVLITGHGEYTVLGSTIDDAAGEAYDKVARLLGLPYPGGPAIERTARDGSATAYHFPRALSGDGYNFSFSGLKTAVLRAVQPPHEGPRPAKGEGMTSSQRRDDINVPDVAASFQAAVVDVLVDKTVRAAQEHGATELWIAGGVSANQALRAAMTERSPVPVRVPPMKLCVDNAAMIAAAGYFRYLHGYRDDQAMDILPMWPLVSIKDAMTQAE
- a CDS encoding 2'-5' RNA ligase family protein, encoding MSPEAQSYTSKWAEFTRLSATEDTLAHERGHLRRWLMLPYVAFVIPIEDAAVRAQLIVWQQALRPWLAYAPSSDHLHITLHHAGMLRHNLLKALPYTWRRGALPALARKAQPTLQDFDQFTVRLGPLNAFPNALITEVQDDSECLRALRLKLRRALPIQARPPSAWTYLPHVTLGFWGKQPVAPLVELMERFRTVEPVEYRVRTVKFTIYERDTLPPSTDALSAARETVIAEFALQARSG
- the galK gene encoding galactokinase is translated as MLETDTTRIAGTPQVLQSLRDAFAAAYPGRTPDVVARAPGRVNLLGGHVDIHDGLVLNIAIDRDIWLAASRGEAERVQLRATNLDGATIAFSLVALDARRTLDGGDLPRWAQYAAGVAWALRQRGLAVGGIDGVVQGSVAMRAGLSSSAAVEIAYGTAWQALGGWTLDPQDLVRVGQTAEREYMGLGTGIQDQFTCVYARAHHALTLDCRTLEHAYSAFTGHAKVVICDTATRRELVGSSYNTRARDAHAAAAILREIDPAIETLRDATMQHLNDVRARLTPDQFRRARHVITEIARVPEGAAALDAGDSAGLGALMNDSYWSARDDYGSSSPALDAMWQAATAHPRCYGARYSGGGEAGAIVALVDEDAVDDFIARTAQIYAGASHRDGSLFAAEAAQGASVLD